The Acropora muricata isolate sample 2 chromosome 7, ASM3666990v1, whole genome shotgun sequence genomic interval TCTCTCCAGTACACATTATGTGGTCGAGAGATGGCAATCTTGACAATCGTCCTGGTGCAGTCTTTCAGCCCAATCATTTTGTTCCTCTGGTGTGCAGAGATGATAGTGAAATGCCTTCTGTAACGAAGTCCAGTCAAGTGGAAAAGGTTCCACTAATCACCCAATTTTTTTCACGAAAACCCGACTTGACATGTGAAGTGAAATTAGGCACCAAACGGCTCGCTACAACTGAACATGGTGCTGGAATAGAGGTTCAAAAGCGTCCCCGTGCTGCCTCTGTTCATACCCGAAAATTCAACCCCAGCTGGCAAAAAGAATTTGCATGGTTAAAATTTGACTCTGAACAAAACCTGTTGTATTGCTCATTTTGTAAGGAGGCTGGTGCGGAAATCGCTGGTCAGACAGACTTAGTCACTGGCTCAACATCGTTCAAAAAGGAAACACTAACCATACATGGGGCAAGTAATCGTCACAGGCGTGCACGAGACTACGTTATTAGTAAGGTGAAACCCACATCGGAAGGTCCCTTGAGTAAAGTATTCCAGAAAATAGTAAGTCAGAATGACAAGGACGCACGAGCAGAGATGGCTATCAAAATGAACACAGCATATTTTATTGCAAAGGAGGAGCTCCCGTTCACAAAATATGCTGGACTACTACAGCTGCAGAAAAAGAATGGTTTGGATGTTGGTTTGACGTACGCAAACGATATGAAATGTGCCGAAATGACTGAAATTATTGGAAAACATTTAGCTGACGACCTTTCCATACAGTTGAAAAACGCCCACTTTATCTCTGTTCTAATAGATGGGGCATCAGATGTTTCAGGGACTGAAAACGAGACCATACACTGTAAGATGGTAGAGAATGGCCGAGCAGTTACTCGACTTGTTGGACACAAAGCTGTTGAAAACGCAGATGCCACAGGTAAAAATTGCAATTGGGTTGTTTACCTTCCTCAGTAAATTGTTATTTCTAATCACAATGAAACAACACCACCGACCAAAAAAAcccatttttttaaatgtgaatCTCTTCTTGTTATTGGGACTGCCTcgatattattgttttttgttttttttaataatcaCAGTCGCAGCTAGCAGGTTAAATTTATGCCTTGTTAACAATACGTCAGGTTAACCTAGTAACAATATAGATATAAAGTAGTTAAAAAATAGAATTTGAGCACTCAAGTATTGTCATCTTTAATCAAACTAGGTATTATCCAGGCAGTTGAATCAGCATTTAGCGATATAGAAGTCCCAAACTGGAAGGAAAAAGTGGTTGGATTTGGGGCAGATGGTGCATCGGTCAACTTGGGTCAAAAAGGAGGTGTTGCTGCAAAACTAAAACAGCATGTTCCCCATTTGCTTGAAGTCCACTGCTTTCCCCACCGCCTGGAACTTGCTCTTCTCAATATCCAACGAGATTGCAAACTTGCAAGTGAGGTTTACGATATCATGCATTTGGTATGGAAGACATACCACTTCAGCCCGAAAAGCAAACGTGATTTGAAGAATTTGGGAAGTCAGCTTGGAATTGACGTGTTGCAGCCAACCCGAGTAAAAGGATCAAGATGGCTACCGCATGTCAGCAGAGCCCTTGATGTGTTCATCAAGCCAGTGAAGGATGGAGATCTTGTCAAAGATGAATCGCAGTATGCAGCTGTTCTACAACATATGGAACATTTGGCGTCCACGTCTCCTAAAGCAGAAATAAAAGGCAGAGCATTGAATGTTTCTCGCGCCATGAAAGAAGCTTCTTTTGTTGCGTTTTGCCATTTTCTGGCAGACATGTTTCAGATTCTGGGTAAGCTGAGCCTGCATTTCCAGCGAAATGATTTAATACTTCCAAGCGCCCTTTccattttaaaagaaacaattgcCAACATTAAGTGCCTGGCGAAACGACCAATTTCGGGTGGGAGGATGGAAGCTCTCATTAAAAGCTTTGAAAATCAACAGTCTGACCCACCAATGTTTCAGGGGATTCAGCTTACACAGTCCAATGCTGGTCGACGTGCTTCCAGAATCCATTATAGCGACACAGTTCAAACAAGTATCGATCAAGCAGTTCAGTTGTGCCTCCAAGGACTCGAAGACAAGTTTGGATCATTGCTTCAGCTCACATCTCCCTCTAAGAAATATGCTGCAGTTCATGAAATCATCTCAGATCTAACTGTCTTCAACCATGATGCTTGGCCCACAGAAATGGAAGTCCTCCTTAACTTTGGCAGAGAAAAGGTCGAGCATTTGATCAAATGGTTTCAAGCACCTCTTCTCTCCTCAGGTTGCGATGTGTCTGCTGTTCAGTCACAATGGCTCTCTTTAAAGGTTCTTGTCCACTCAAATTTCATGGACAAAGGGTACAATGATCTCTGGGCCATGCTGATGACAAAGGAACCATACAAAGATGACTTAAAGGATGTGCTGTCTCTTGTCCAAATTCTTCTTGTGCTTCCTCTCTCTGCCGCTCAGTGCGAGCGAGCAATCTCGGCGCAGAACCGGATCAAGAACTGCCATCGAGCTTCCCTTGCTCCCAAGACAGTGGAAGACTTGATCCGAATTTCGGCCGAGGGCCCTGCTGTGAGCGAATTCGATCCAACTCCAGCTGTTGCCGAGTGGTTTGCGTCATCAAAAAAGCGCCGAAGACCATTCTTTCAGTCCTAAATCAGAACAAATGCTTCTGTAGGATCTTGTACACCATTCTATTCACGTCCACAAAGGCGCATTATATTACATCGTCCTTTGCATAAGTCTTGTTTATCAAAGTTCATAATACACTTGTTCCGTTTCTCGTGTATAAATCTGGAGATGTAGTTAGGCAATTGTGTACTTCGCCAGATCACGTTAGTTTAAAAATGACTGCTTAAGTTATCGATACTTGTGGTGATCAAAGCTGGGATGAGCCAAAATGATTtaagaaaaatgtcattttaTATAGCGATATGGTCCAGTGCAGAATTTAAATGCAAGCATTGTGGCTGATTAGAAGCGATAAAACGTGCGGTGACATTAATTAAAGGCCTATGTGTTGATAAATTGTAAGACTGCTGCGAGTCAAATCTACGTTTAAACCCAAGTAAGTGCAAATCTACCTCACTCAGTTGACTCTGTTTACTTGGTGACCCCTGCGGCTCAAAATGGCAAATTCGGTCGATTTGAAGGGGTTTTGCGCACCATTGGCAATGTTACCCGGCCTCAGCAGCTTTATAATCCTGAAATAAATCGTTTTTGCTACTAGACAgtctcttccttttctttctcttaCTGTGGCAAAGTCAAGTGTTAAAAACGTGGCGTTTGGCGCATTAGCCCTTCGTGTAatatgtcatgaagtgtcctccccttaaggttttttttttttggcgactGAATTTTTTCTCTGGCGACCATTTTACAATTGAAGgtcgccaaaaggcgacttTTTGGAAAAGTGAGCTTGGAGCACTGCTTACGGGTGGATATTAAGCAGGATCAATCAATTACGCTTCAGCTGGAGTCTTAGCTGCTCACAGAAGGTCTTCTTTCCCGAAAAATGAAGTTCAATGACGAAATATTGCGCCATTAGTTTTGTTATGCGTCAGCCGAGATCAGCCGATTGCTCGAACAAGGAACGAAGGCGTTCTATATCTGTACTTCTCTATTTACTTCTACTCTTCGTTATCATTCCGAGCAATTATGGCGTATTTAGTTTCGCGTCATTTTCAGAGGTGTCAACAGCTGTCGTCTTCATCGCAAAGTTAGTGGATTTGATAATGGAGACACCAATAGAGTTGCATTATAAAAGTAAGTTATTCTTActcttattattttgaaaaattacttgTAATTTAATACGTTTTGGGTGAGGGATAGGGATACCATGAAGCCAGTCATTAATTTATCTTTTTGTAACACTACAACTTTGCAGTAGCGGATCGGAACTCCTGGCAGAATTTATCTGAGTTCTTGTTTTCGTGCATTTTCTATTAAAATTGATAAAAGTCTTTTCTTTAGAGTGAAGTTTCGAGAGACTGCACTCCAAAGATGAAAACGAAGCCCGTTATCTTGAATTTTCGTTTCGAGTAAATGGTAATTTGAGATTTTTGACCAAGAAGCGAGTACATTGCTGTTTGTTTAACATGATTTGCATTATATTTAAATTAGTCACCTGCAATTTTTTTAACAGAGGCTGTCAACATATTTGGACTACATTTAACCAATTTGGTGATGGTAGGAGcaagcaatgaaaaagaaatggagaaaGTGAATTTCAAATTgattgaaaaaccagtttgtgTGGTTTGTCTCTGCCTTATCTATATGGAATAAATGACTGGGGATATCATGGATTTAAGAACTTTTGTagggtaaatattattttcttataCATGGCATTTGTGTTTTTTATATTTATCCTGAGATGCAGAAAAGTGCATCTACTGTGAGTTTCATTGTCACTGCATATTAGgacaaagataataataatcattatttttggtttggaatagctaataatattataacttattattatttgttaagcATTATTTATTACAAAAAACTGCACATAAGTAATTTATAGATCTTCCAGGTCCATTCCCCCTTCACTCTAATGTTTCCAGTGTTAATAAACTGGATTGtcaaagtgataattattattgtaaacaaatattgtcttttgattatttaatttgcaagttagttgaaaataaacaactgtttgtttattatttctCATTTCTGTTTTTAAGGTATCAATAAGCACTATAATATACCATTTCTGAATTATCTttggtctctttttcaaagcgagtcctgttgctcatcctttcatatgaaaattagttcccattcacatgcaaatgaaaactaattttcatatgaaaagatgagcaccaggactcgatttgaaaaagaggccaaagataatttggaaatggcctattaaggacggtgcctactattgttattgtgcatacgttctgcacatctccagatactcggatttcctatcgccaatgcttactaatgcagggatatttttgcgcggtttaaaactatctggagaaagtaggtcttagtaagtactcttggtatccaaaaagaaaattgggggtaaccacgcatttttgagaaataattaagcttcagtttgagaaagaacgccatacattgctttgtattttaaagctttttacagatattattcatgaattatctctgaaaaatgcttggttagccccaattttcttttttgatttcaataggacttgttaagacctaaaattcctgcataatcacacgccggggaaaaaatatctttaattagtaggcactgtccttaaaaaGGGTgtacaatttttaatttaaactaTGCTAATAATGCCAACTTATTTTGACTTCATTGGGGTTAATGTTCTAATAAGTATTCAAAAGCCTTTTCCAAGGAATTCAGGTAGTTAGTTTGACAATGCTTCGAAAAACAAATGTGATACTGCCTTAAATGCATTCTTTGCATACTTTGTTTAGAAGGAAAGTGACCATAGTTATTAATTTTCTATTAAAGATTTAAATTAGCTGAGAAAGAAAATCAAACTAGCTTTAACTACACATTAACATCCTTTTTGTTCCTAAAGAATCATGCATTTTTTATTCTAGTTTAACTAATAATCTTTGGAGCTTGATCTTTTACTTGAAACGATGTTTAATTTGATAATTTGATGTATTTTAAGAATCatttttccctctttttttAATCCACTATTTTCTAACTTAATAGAACAAAACCTGTAGCACAGAAATATTAATTAACTATCATATTATCATGACATTTCAATTATTTAATTTGCATGttctttgaaataaacaataactgtttctgcatttttctttttcaggtttaTGAAAACACTTGTTTGGTACATCATTATCCATGAGGACATTGACGGGTAAGTTTTAATCTGTGACCCTGCACATGTTAATGTTGCATTCAAGTATGTGATAGTTTCTTGATATTTCTATGCATGGTCAAATTAGTATTTTTAGAAGGCATGTAATAATTAGAGGGAAATGAttccaacttttgaaaattcatttttatcCCTTATTGGTCCCTTGTAATGCAATTATTGAGGAAGTTAAATTTTGCTTGAACTGAATCTGTTCTTCTTCTAAACTTTTAGCACAAACAAGAGTTTCTGGTGGATTGACACCCATCATGGTTAACAGAGGATGATGTGGATTTTAATACGTAGAAATTAccaagaagaaaaaatattcaaattgaatagtATTGTTACCAATTACATTGATCGTTCGCTCTGATGAAGTTGGTTATGATAGACCATGTTCTGCCTCATGTAATGAAATAAAACTTCAATCTAATAAAACTTTTAGTGCATGGACTATTCCTGGACTtcgactaataattattgtgacataCGTAGTTCTCTCTGTGCTTTACGAATCCCTAGATTATGcccaaagggaaaaaaaatactcctgTTCATGTTTATGCTCATGTTGGACATATCAAGGCTCAAGGCTTTTTCTTCATGCCGGGCATGTAAAACCAACTGGCAGGCCACTGTAAAGTAGGTTACATTCATGCTGGGCATGTAGAACAGTATCTCATGCTGGGcatgacaaaaatttcataCATAAATTGTTTGATATCCAGTACCCCCTCTGTAGCtcattattgtcattaataataataataataataataataataataataattattattattattattattattattattattatccatccttccaaattcaattcaattgagGGCCTGAAAAAAATAGGAACATGCTGTCTTGGCATCTTATTTGTCTTTATCCTAACAAGAACCAATTTGTTAGTGTTTCTGTTGTGATAGGCATTACGAATCCCTAGATTatgcccaaaatgaaaaaaatactcctGTCCAAGTGGAGATTATTGCAGACATGCTTCCCTCGCAGTTTAAAACTCAATATTTTCAGTGGTTGTTTGAAAAGGAGACAAATTATGGCATGATTTCATGTCCTAGCGGCAAGATAGCGGAAAGTAAAGGTCGAATTGGAAGTATAATTTTATTAGGGCATGAAAAAGAGGTATTATACATGCTCATTTCAGATGAAGTATTgaaaatgtaatgaaattttagtttccaagccGTTCAGTGTAGAAAAGCCttttttccactgatgaagggctctgcccgaaacgtttgtacattttttaatgttcaatgacactttaaagagttttccattacctttttcctgtttctatagtgtcacgcattgttttccaatttttcgatTTATTTACAAAGCACTCTGTTTAATGTAGCTTGCTCGCTCGTCGCTTGAAACGTTATgttagctttgaatttgattaacTTAAGTATGTTTAAGTTTAGTTCAATCCAAGTTGCTTTGATTGCTTTTTACTCGCTGGCGGTGACAAAGTTGGCCCACAGGCCGATTTCAAGCTTACGTACTCTTTTTTCCGCCTGCAGCAGTACTTTCGGTTTAAACCCTTGCCATAGTATCTGATTGACTCTATTGATTTCTTGCTCATTTACCAGGTCTTACCGCTGGGTGTTATGGGCCTTGCACTAAGCTGCCGTCAAACGCTTCGATCGCTGCAATTGTTGGTGAGTCCAATATTGCTCAacattgcacacattttaggcatcctactgatgaacagttgcaacacatgcagatatattttttagcaactactatcatttgctgtctgtccgctttgaatagaGAGGGAGATTGATTGGTTAAGCTTTCCCAAAAACAAATCAGCAGCTATTCAGATTTAAAAGGCAAAGATTTTCTGGTATAACGACATCTCACAGACCACTCAAGCAAAACAGCCATAAATCGATTCAAATAGAGTGAGTTCGCTCAtctgaccagaagccatatttgcataatgaaacaataggaggagtttgcataaaaatagagttcaatccccaaaagaatatttcactcctccaatatggccgccgtttctttgtttactcctccaacatgacCGCCGTAACGTCATGTGAATGTACACTATACATTGAACCGTGAAAATCTTGACAATAGCGACCTtgagattgcagtacgaggacgactacgagaacgagttttaagttccgagcacgcgcacttcgaaaattttcgcccacCAAATCTAAAgcctaaagcgcgtgctcagtacggaaaactcgtactcgtagtcgtcctcgtactgcaatctgaaggttgCTATTGTAACAATTATGCCTTTACTGTGTTCTCATGATGGTTACACAAATGACATGGATACTCTTTTTTAATTAACCACAAACAACATACAAACCCTCAATTCACTCTATAGCAAAGGGTTTAGTAACAACATTGGAAACGTCAGCATTTCTGTCCCTCTATTGTGATGATTGGATCTTTAAGAACTCCATTGGCAGAACAGTCAACTATCAAGGTAAGTCGCATTTCAAGCGCAGTTGTcatctttcattcttttctcaAACAGAAAGACGCCATTTGGTCCTTGTGCGTGGTATGTATAATCTGCTCAGCCCTTACAATGCACATCTATACAGCTAGGGGTCTCTTATACATGGAGTACTATGTCCTTCCTGATAAAAGTCCTGATTGCTGGTCGACTAGGAAAGATGCTGGGATATTTGTGTCCAAGGGAGATAAAATAGCTTACACCGAGAAGGAAAAAGCTGCTCTGGCTGTATTCACATTCGTCGTCATTTGCAGTGTCACTGAAATCGTTCTTGCTGTTGCTATGATGAAAATCAGCGAGACAGCTACTCCTCAATTGTGTTCCAGTTGCGGTCGATATGATGAGGTATTATGTCTACAATATTTGCCTCGCATCGTTCCATTTGAAGTTTCAGTCGCTCAGTGATTTTCCCGTCCAGTCTCTGGTCTTATTTCTCTACTTCCTTCCGGATCGACCTCTAGTTACTTTGTCACTACTACTGTATTCCCGCAATCAAGATTGGTGAACTTTTTGACAGTTCAGTTTTTTCAACTAGTACTGCCTGCA includes:
- the LOC136923143 gene encoding uncharacterized protein, with the translated sequence MGTCSKPAVKALSIAQIVISAAFFLLSIVDGFYIQLIHVNLTLLPCWIAVLVLPLGVMGLALSCRQTLRSLQLLKDAIWSLCVVCIICSALTMHIYTARGLLYMEYYVLPDKSPDCWSTRKDAGIFVSKGDKIAYTEKEKAALAVFTFVVICSVTEIVLAVAMMKISETATPQLCSSCGRYDEMGEKQQNLMEDPVGQQQVHVVEQGM